TCATGGGCATCTTGGTCACCTTGACCTTTAGCTTTACGGTTAGAAGTATACTCTTTACCATATGTTTCTTCGATATATTTTTTTGATTCGGCTTTTGCTTGGTCAGATATACGTGTTGAATCTGTACGCATATAAGTAATTAAACCAACAGTGCCTTGTTTTTTCAAATCTATACCTTCATATAGTTGTTGCGCTAACATCATCGTTTTACGTGCTTTAAAGTTTAATTTACGAGCAGCTTCTTGTTGTAATGTTGATGTCGTAAATGGATTTGATGGATAGCGTGTCTTTTCTTTCGTTGTAACTTTAGTTACTTCAAATTGATCGCCATCTAACTGAGTCGTTATTTTTTCAACATCATCTTTATTCGTTAATTTAAACGGTTTGTTTTTTAAATGAAGAAATTTGGCATTGAACTTAGATTTTTTATATCTAAATTCCCCTTCAATTTTCCAATATTCTTCCGGTTTGAAATTTCTAATTTCATTTTCACGGTCGATAACTAAACGTAAAGCAACAGATTGAACACGTCCTGCTGACAAACCTTTTTTTACTTTTTTCCATAATACTGGTGAGATGTTATAACCTACAAGTCTATCTAAAATACGTCTAGCCTGTTGCGCATCAACTAGCTCCATCTCAATTCCACGTGGATGTTTAAAGCTATCTTTTACTGCATCTTTAGTTATTTCGTTAAATACAACTCTATTTTCACTTGTGTCTTCTAAGTCTAATATGTTAGCCAAATGCCAAGCAATCGCTTCACCTTCACGGTCGGGGTCACTTGCTAAGTAAACATTTTTAGCTTTCTTAGCATGTTTTTTTAAGTCTTTGACTACTGGCCCTTTGCCGCGGATTGTTATATATTTCGGCTCATAATCGTTTTCCTCATCTACACCCATTTGACTTCTAGGTAAGTCTCTAACATGGCCCATTGAGGCGATAACTTTATATTTTTTACCTAAATATTTTTCAATAGTTTTAGCTTTTGCAGGCGATTCAACTATGACTAAATTTTCTGCCAAAGTAGTTCCCCCTTGCATATCTAATTTACAAAGATAAATAATAAACGGTCTAATTTGACTTTGTCAATGTTTTTAAATTACAACTCTATTTTTGCAACATATTATATTACACTAATTAAACTAAAAATAAGTAAGAAATGAATAAGAATTTTTATATGTAGTAAATAAATTACAATAACTTTGTTAAAACATCTTATATAGTCAATTTAAAATCATCTATTATATCTTCAGGCTTCATAACAATTTTAGCGCCTTGTTGTGCAGCTATCATGTTCCCCACACTCAGTTGATCATAAAATCTACCTGGTATGACATAAACTTCTCTATTTTGGTCTAATGCACATTCTAAGGTGATGTGTGTGCCAGAATGCATTTCAGATTCTGTAATTAATACCCCTTTAGAAATACCACTTATTAAACGATTACGTAGAGGAAAATTATATTTTTTAATAGGTGTTTGAGGTGGATACTCACTTATCACTAAACCATGTTGTTCAAGTTGATTTCTAGTCGTTCGTGTTATCGCAGGATAATGTCGACAATGACCAAATGCTAATACAGCTACTGCTGGCAAATCATATTGCAATGCTAGTTTAAGTGCACTGTGATCAGCGCCTTTTGCTAAGCCCGATACAATACCAATCTTTTGCTGTAAAAATGCTGGATATAAATAATGTAACGCTTGGTCTGTATAAGCCGTCGCATTTCTCGAACCGATAACGCTAAGAAAAGAAACATTATTAAGCAATTTTGCATTCCCTCTATAATATAAAATCACTGGTGGATTTGCAATTTCACGTAATAATCTAGGATAACAATTGTCATTAATAGAAATAAAATTCACTTTATCCAATGTTAACTTTTCTATTATCTTTTCAACATATAACTTATTAAATAGGGTGACTGCTATGCTGAGTGCTTTACTATGATGTTGTCGAACAAAATGACTTAAAATAGCAGATTGTTCTTCTTTA
The Staphylococcus kloosii genome window above contains:
- the topA gene encoding type I DNA topoisomerase — protein: MQGGTTLAENLVIVESPAKAKTIEKYLGKKYKVIASMGHVRDLPRSQMGVDEENDYEPKYITIRGKGPVVKDLKKHAKKAKNVYLASDPDREGEAIAWHLANILDLEDTSENRVVFNEITKDAVKDSFKHPRGIEMELVDAQQARRILDRLVGYNISPVLWKKVKKGLSAGRVQSVALRLVIDRENEIRNFKPEEYWKIEGEFRYKKSKFNAKFLHLKNKPFKLTNKDDVEKITTQLDGDQFEVTKVTTKEKTRYPSNPFTTSTLQQEAARKLNFKARKTMMLAQQLYEGIDLKKQGTVGLITYMRTDSTRISDQAKAESKKYIEETYGKEYTSNRKAKGQGDQDAHEAVRPTSTLRTPSQMKDYLTRDQYRLYKLIWERFVASQMAPAILDTVAMDLTQNDLKFRANGQTIKFKGFMTLYVEAKDDSDDGQDNKLPKINEGEMVTATNIEPSQHFTQPPPRYTEARLVKTLEELKIGRPSTYAPTIDTIQKRNYVKNESKRFVPTELGEIVNEQVKEYFPEIIDVDFTANMETLLDKVAEGEIEWKKVIRDFFNSFKQDVERAEEEMEKIEIKDEPAGEDCEVCGAPMVIKMGRYGKFMACSNFPDCRNTKAIVKSIGVTCPKCKEGEVVERKSKKNRLFYGCSKYPDCDFISWDKPVGRDCPKCNEYLVERKKGKTSQVVCSNCDYKEAEQK
- a CDS encoding DNA-processing protein DprA; the protein is MAQYTYLKLLAAGFTTLQIYKIIAFAPHFLEASKEEQSAILSHFVRQHHSKALSIAVTLFNKLYVEKIIEKLTLDKVNFISINDNCYPRLLREIANPPVILYYRGNAKLLNNVSFLSVIGSRNATAYTDQALHYLYPAFLQQKIGIVSGLAKGADHSALKLALQYDLPAVAVLAFGHCRHYPAITRTTRNQLEQHGLVISEYPPQTPIKKYNFPLRNRLISGISKGVLITESEMHSGTHITLECALDQNREVYVIPGRFYDQLSVGNMIAAQQGAKIVMKPEDIIDDFKLTI